The Ursus arctos isolate Adak ecotype North America chromosome X, UrsArc2.0, whole genome shotgun sequence genome includes the window CCTGCCCCGGTGGTCAGTCCTGCGAGGCCAGGCTGGGAGTCAAGAAAAGTAAGCACCCCACTTTCTCCCCTGGGTCTCCGCGGGGTGGTGGCGTTGTTCTGCAGGATGCATGCTGAGGATAGGAGAAGGGATAGTTCCAGCACCTGCCGAAAGTAAACGTGAGCACCTTAGGGACAAAGAGTGGACTCCTGCCCCTGGACAGAGGGACCAACCCCCGATCTGAGCTCCTTGTGAattgggtggggtgcagggggagggcgtGGATTGCTGCGTCCTCAcccttctctcccagccctcaggcACGAGAGGACCATGCTGGGAGAGGTCTCAGTCAGGTCATCTGAGGAAGCCCTCCTGGGAGACACACAGGAGTCCCTGGTACTGCCAAGAATCCATGTGGGGACccctgagagaggaggggctgggtccgaacccacccctcaggaaaaggaggagatggCCTAGAAATCTGGCCAGGCCCTACCTGAGAACCCTGGGAACCCTGGGTGGAGCCTGTTGGGctgagcccctcctcctctccagatcCCTGgtctcagggaggggagggcctgggcctgggcctgagggTCTGGACTCTAgtcagtgggggaggcagggaccttggccctggccctggccctggccctggtggggatggaggtgagAAATGAGGGCATGCCTCCCACAGCAGGATCCCTAGGGACCAGGCTTGCCCTGCTACTTCTCTCAGCCATGGGGAGACAGGAAATGGTGGGCTAATTGATTTTTCCCTCTGGCGTCCTCCGGAGATGAGGCCTCAGCACAGGGCGGGTGAGAGTTTTCCCAGGCCTTCCGTGGGGTCAAGGTATCGACCAAGAGGCACACCCATCCCAGCACAGATGGAACCCCGAGCCTGGCCATCCCTGGACATCCGTGACAAGCCCTGTGGACCTTTGGCAGTTGTGGCCAGATGTGGGCCTCCTAGCTTACCTTCTGTGGAGTCTCAGGGCTGCGTGGCCTTGCTGTGATCCTTTGGCctcagtcccacgttgggtggggcccaggctctgGCAGGGGAAATAGCCGCCTCTTGAGAGGCCAAGGAGGGGGCCACCCAGCCTGGACTGGTGGGGACCTCACAGAGTCCGACCCAGCCCTCCTGTCTGCACCCTGaggtgcccctccctttctcctccaggggCTTCAAGAACTCAGAGTCGAGGTCTCTGCCTGAGGCAGGAgtccctaaggtcacagagcaggggagGCGCAGGGGAGTGCCACAGGTCAAGGTGAGGACCCAGGGGCTTGCCCTTCCCATCCTCTCCTAAGCAGGAAGCAGCCCACTGTCAGCTCTGGGACCTCAGGCCTCTGCAGGCCGGCTGGACTCTGAGGAGCCATCCCACCTCTGTCTTCAGGTTCAGCCCGACAGGCGCCATGTCCCTGGGTCGGAGGAGTGAGCTCTGGCAGCTGGAGGAAGACCCAGTCCCGGCCCAGAGCCTGGTGGAGGCACAGCTgtccggggctggggaggaggggggcccatgtccctcctcctcagcctctgcctcctcccagtccagcccctctcgcatctcctgctctgccctgttTCTGGGCCCTCCGGAGGAGGGGTCTGCTGCTGGGGGCCCAAgtgctccccagagccctcagagtgcctgcccctcccccactggcctggCAGCCACTGCATGGGGCCAGCCCCACCATGGCTCCAGCAGCCCAGATGAGGAGGGGTCGAGCGGCTGGGAGGAGCCCGAGgaagcccagcccctgctccaggaCACACTCCAGGGGAAGGCTGCTGACCTGGTGGCGTTCCTGGTGCTCAAGTATCTCACCCAGCAGCGCACCAGCCAGGCAGAGATGCTGGAGGTGGTCGGCAACGACTACCAGGACGCCTTCCCCGTGATCTTCGGCCAAGCGTCCGAGTGCATGCGGCTGGTCTTTGGCGTGGATGTGAAGGAGGTGGACCCCAGCGACCACTCCTACGTCCTGGTCACCGTCCTGGGCCTCACCTGCGGTGGGTTGCCGAGTGGTGAGCAGGGCATGCCCAAGACCGGCCTCCTGGTGGTGCTCTTGGGGGTGATCGTCCTGGAGGGCGACTGTGCCCCGGAGGAGAAGGTGTGGGAAGTGCTGGGGGTCATGGGGGTGTACGCCAGCAGGGAGCACGTCATCTACGGGGAGCCCAGGGAGCTCCTCACCAATGTCTGGGTGCAGGAAGGGTACGTGGAGTACCGGCAGGTGCCCGGCAGCGACCCTGCCCGCTACGAGTTCCTGTGGGGTCCCAGGGCCTATGTTGAAACAAGCAAGTTCCAAGTGCTGGAGTATTTGCTGCGGGTCAGTCGCGGGCAGCAGCCTTCGTCCCTGGCCCTGTGTGAAGAGTCTGTGAGCGATGAGGAAGAAGGGGCCTGAGCCCCAGGGGTGGCCAGGCCCTTTCCAGGCTTTGGTGGGGCCAACAGATTCTCCTGCGGGATGCTGGGCGGGAAGTGAGGCTGCTTGCTGGTTCTTTcctgttactgtgtgtgtgtgtgtgtgtgtgtgtgtgtgtgtgtgtgtgaagaggcagccctgggctttctaaggagtgcagggccagggagggttGGGAGAAGAAAGCGGGGCAAGGAGCCTCcttgggggggatgggagggggctgTTCTCTGTGATGACTCCCACATGCAGAGCTTGGTGTCCTCGAGGAAGCTCTCCAGTGGGGTTCCTTGGCATAGAAGGTTTCATCCGCTTCGGCGGCTGAGTGTGTGAgtgacatcccccccccccaaacacacacagcatTTGTCCTTACCCAGTTCAAGAGTTAAGAGTTTTGTCATGTCCTGGAAACCAGGTGGGACCCCTTGCCTCCTTCTTTGGGCTCTGGACCAAAATCACAGGGCATTGGTCTAAGGATGGGTTGAAAAGGTGAAAAAAGGAGGAGTGAAGTGATGGGgtcaggaaatagagaaataaaagggaaagtttGTTGGTTCTTGCTTCTGATGCTTTGCTGTCTGTCACTGTGCAAATGCTAAAGGCACACGCAGATGTGTGCTCCTGCATTGGCTTGGTTCttcaagaaaggaggagaaacctCCTGTCAGCGCAGAGGGAGCCCTGCTCGCCTTGATTGCCAGCCAGTGgctgagctctgctctctggaaggCACTGTGGGTGAGCAGTGAGGACACCAGGAGAAGCAGGACACGTCCCAGGCATAGGGGACTGTGTCCAGCAGCCACAGTGttggcaggaaggtggggaggggtgccctgagccctgcagaagaaggggaagcagggtgaCGGGGTGTGGCTCCCGGGGCGAGCACTGCAGTGCAAATGCCCCTGGCCCGGCCTGGGTGTCTGGGGAGACCAGAGGGGCGCCGTGATGGCTTCTGTGCAGCTGGTCACCAGGAACCTGCGTGGTGACAGTAGCCAGactccactctctgcctccctgttaAGGAAGTGGTGGGGTGGGTGCGAGACTGGTTGTGAGGCGGACAGGCTCCAACCCCGCCTGCCCGAGTCCAGGTAAGGAGACCAGGGAGGACCGGGGGACcccggccctgcccgttcccctctcctcccccacctaccCCCTCGCCGGAACCCATCGACGCCCGACGTGCTGGCGGCCCTAGGGGACCCCTTCCTAAGGGGTCCGGAAGTGACGAGCTCCGACTTCCGCCTCAGAGCTCTGAGAGCGGCGAGGACCTCTGCGTGAGGGAGGCGGGATCTTGGTCAGCTGAGGCGAGGCGTGCAGGTAGACCCACCCGTGAGGGAgcacactgggggtgggggtgggggtgggggtgggggtggggcgcccaGGAGCCAGGTGGCCCCTGCCGTTAGCCCCGAGAGACCGCGGGCAGGGGCAGCGTCGTCCGGCTGCGCCCCTCCCGCCGGGGCCCAGGACAGTGGCCACAGGTCCCCAGAGGGAcgggcccaggccctccctggagcGGGTGGTGGGACCTGAGGGAGAACTGTGCGGCCCACCCTCCCCCGCTTCGGTCCAGGCACTGGGTTCCTGTTGCTGCCGGGCCCTGTGGGTCCCTAGGGAGGGTGGCCACAGAGGGCGTCTGGTGAAATGCACTTCGGGGGTCTGAGGGAGCTTAGGACCTTGGTCAGAGCGGAAGGATGCCAGgtcgggaaggggcaggggcagaggcaggcccagggagTCCAGGTAGGGACTGCGTGGGGACGGATCGGGGGCAGGACCCACGGACATAGAAGCCGGGGACAGAGGGGACCTCAGCGCGGTCGGGCCCCAGGGTCAGACCGGGAAGGCCCCTGGGAGGGATAGGGACACATGGCCGATGGGGCGGGACTGGTGCATCCAGGTCTCCCGAGAGACTGGGGGCCTTGGTGGAAGGACCAGGGACTCCCTCAGGTGGGCAAGGGGAGGACCCAGGTCCTACTGGGCGTTgtggtgaggatacagagggaGGACTGCGGGACACTAGACACCAGCAGTCAGGGAAGGTCCaccgggggggggaggggaaggtgggtcCACGTGGTGAGTCAGGAGTTCCACATACGGGTCTCTGAGAGACTAAAGGCCTGATGGAAGGAGCGGATGCTCAGGTAGGCAGAAGGGAGGGCCCAGGTCCTGCTGGGCATcgtggtgaggatgcagagggaggactgCTGGTCGCTGGACCCCAGCAGAGTCAGTCATAGAAGATACATGGGCGGGGGGGGTGCGGGGGCAatgcgcggggggggggggcgcggatgGGAACACGTGGTGAGTCTGGACTTCCGCATATGGGTCTCTGAGAGATTAAACGCCTGATGGAGGGAGCCAAagctcaggtgggcagaggggagggtccTGGCGCGAATCGAGAGGAGACCAGGGATGAACCATAACGGAGGACAGAGGGGACCCTGGCAGAAGTCCGCCTAGGATGGCAGTCTAGGGAGCCTACCGGGCGGGATGGGAACACGCCGCCACTGGGGCCGGACTTCGGCAACGTGGTCTCCCGAGAGAATGGGGGCCTCGGAGGAAGAAGTCTGTCTTCCATCCGGTGGACAGAGGGGAGGGCCCAGGTCCTGCTGGGCTTCAatgtgaggatgcagagggaggactgAGAGACCCTGGTTCCTAGCACAGGGTTGCTATGAAGGCCCCTGGTGCGGGATGGGAACACGTGGTGAGTCTTGACTTCTGCATCTGGGTGTCCGAGTGATAAAGGGCCTGTCGTAAGGAGCAGATCTCAGGTCTTTAGAGGCGAGGGCCCAGGCGCTTATGGGCGTCAAGGTATGAAccctgagggaggacagaggggaactCACAGAGGTCAGGCCCTAGTGTCAGTCCAGGAAGGCCCCTGGGCGCGATGGGGAAacgaggccagtgtggctggactggTGCATCCGGGTCTCCCGAGAGACTGG containing:
- the LOC125281157 gene encoding melanoma-associated antigen 4-like, with product MSLGRRSELWQLEEDPVPAQSLVEAQLSGAGEEGATAWGQPHHGSSSPDEEGSSGWEEPEEAQPLLQDTLQGKAADLVAFLVLKYLTQQRTSQAEMLEVVGNDYQDAFPVIFGQASECMRLVFGVDVKEVDPSDHSYVLVTVLGLTCGGLPSGEQGMPKTGLLVVLLGVIVLEGDCAPEEKVWEVLGVMGVYASREHVIYGEPRELLTNVWVQEGYVEYRQVPGSDPARYEFLWGPRAYVETSKFQVLEYLLRVSRGQQPSSLALCEESVSDEEEGA